TCACCAAGACGTCGGGTTCCGAGCGAAAGGCGATCGAATCAATCGCACGGATTCTCAAGATCAAAGGGCGGGTGATTCCGGTCACCTGGGATCACTCTCATCTCAATGCCGAACTCGACGACGGTGAGATCATCGAAGGTGAAGGAAACATCGACGTACGGGGCAGCGCCAACCCCGCTCTGCCGGACCATGACACGGCGCGCAAAATAAAGCGCGTGTTCCTCGCTCCCAAGGCAACGGCAAATCCAGACGCACTCGATGCGATCGCTCGAGCAGACATACTGGTGATTGCTCCGGGAGATCTCTTCACCTCGAGCATTCCCAACCTGTTGGTCGATGGAATCTCAGAAGCAATCCAGAAAGCAAAGGCCCCCATGATCTACGTCGTCAACTTGATGACCAAACACGGCGAAACCGACGACTACTCCGCTTCACGACACATCGCCGAATTCGAGCGCTATGCCGGACGCCTCCCAGACGCAGTCCTACTCCACGACGGTTCAGTCCCCAAGCACCTGGTCAACCATTACGGCACACAACTGGCCAAGCCGGTCGAACTGGACATCCATCGGATACGCGACCTCGGAGTCGAGGTGATCTGGCGCAAAGACATCATGGCCGCCGATTCCCTGGTACGACACGATCCCGAGCGAACGGCAGCAGCGCTGATCAACCTCTCAAAAGAGCTACTGAAGCCGAAAGGAGTTGGGCTGGGAGAAAAACGCGGGTTGGTTTGATGCCAAGATTTGAATGGAGCGTGTTGCAGGACTTTAGGGATGAGCCTTGGGGGTTCTTGCTGTACCTGGGTTGGGTGGCCGTTGGGTAATGAGGGAAAGGGTGGGTATGGAGATGGGAGTTATTGCGGGGCGTGGTGGTGGTGCGAACAGCGGGTGGATTAAAGTTAACGAGCTGTGGATGGTATTTATGTTGTTTATCTGACGCATTATTGGGTTGATAAGGGCTATGGTCGTGCGGCGTATTCAATGGGCCAGGTGATCGCAGGCCGCTATCACGTTCAGCTCCTCACCTCGCCCACGCAGGTGCGCAATGCGCTTCGCCATGTACTTTTAAATATTAGAAAGCACTTCAAACAGCGAAACGGCCATGCGCCGCCGGTGAAGATCGATGAGGCCTCCTCGGGCAGCCAGTTCGACGGCTGGCATCCAGGCCCCGAGAGCTTACGAGTGAAGGCAGCGACCCAGGAAGACGTTGGAGTTGCCAGGGCGGTGAGCTGGCTCCTCAGTACCGGCTGGCGCAGAAGGGGCCTGGTCGACCTCGCTTTAATCCCTGGCTAAGAACAGCCCCCCACCGAGCCCTCCCGGTCGAAGCCCAGTCCTCCCGCACAGCCAGACCGCTCTTTTCCCTATCCGCCCAAATGGCAGCCAACTTCAGCCGCTCCAGACCCCCCGAGCCTCATCCCAAAGCCCAC
This portion of the Myxococcales bacterium genome encodes:
- a CDS encoding YvcK family protein; amino-acid sequence: MTVLMGKSLVVIGGGTGSFSILSGLRNHPVELSSIVTMMDSGGDSGVLRDAYGVLPPGDLRRCLIALSDESEILRDVFSYRFEEPPLAGHNLGNLFFLALTKTSGSERKAIESIARILKIKGRVIPVTWDHSHLNAELDDGEIIEGEGNIDVRGSANPALPDHDTARKIKRVFLAPKATANPDALDAIARADILVIAPGDLFTSSIPNLLVDGISEAIQKAKAPMIYVVNLMTKHGETDDYSASRHIAEFERYAGRLPDAVLLHDGSVPKHLVNHYGTQLAKPVELDIHRIRDLGVEVIWRKDIMAADSLVRHDPERTAAALINLSKELLKPKGVGLGEKRGLV